Proteins encoded together in one Mycolicibacter minnesotensis window:
- a CDS encoding NAD(P)/FAD-dependent oxidoreductase — translation MHSAPQRARSIAVVGSGIAGLTAAYILSRHNRVTLYEADSRLGGHAHTHLVEADDGHSLAVDSAFLVYNDRTYPTLCRLFGELGVHGTETEMSLSVRNDATGLEYAGARGIGGLFASPRTLHPRNLLMLAEIRRFHGAASAVLQKSDPEDLETLEAFLLRHDFSAYFRTNFIAPLVAAVWSCQAKDALSYPARYLFTFLEHHGMLTVFGSPKWRTVTGGSITYVQRIAANLDEVLTNAAVHSVRRVSDGVLVDARGSQQRRFDAAVVAVHPDQALRLLDRPTAHERAVLGDMPYSTNHAQLHTDESILPRHRRARASWNYRVAPDRPGVLVTYDVSRLMRIDSRRRFLVTLGGSDLIDPRAVLSEMTYHHPLFTQDSVAAQRRLPELGDDRIAFAGAHHGWGFHEDGAVSGVRAAWRLGADWTPATARGQARAC, via the coding sequence ATGCACAGTGCACCGCAGCGAGCGCGGTCGATAGCCGTGGTCGGGAGCGGCATAGCCGGCCTGACGGCGGCCTACATCCTTTCCCGCCACAACCGGGTCACGCTCTATGAGGCCGACTCTCGATTGGGCGGTCATGCCCACACCCACCTGGTCGAGGCCGATGACGGCCATTCGCTCGCCGTCGACTCGGCCTTCTTGGTGTACAACGATCGGACGTACCCGACGCTGTGCCGGCTGTTCGGAGAACTCGGTGTGCACGGCACCGAGACCGAGATGTCCCTCTCGGTGCGCAACGACGCCACCGGCTTGGAATACGCCGGGGCACGTGGAATAGGAGGCCTGTTCGCTTCGCCGCGGACGCTGCATCCTCGCAACCTGCTGATGCTGGCCGAGATCCGACGCTTCCACGGCGCGGCCAGCGCCGTGCTGCAGAAATCGGACCCCGAAGACCTCGAGACGCTCGAAGCCTTCTTGCTGCGCCACGACTTCTCCGCCTACTTCAGAACCAACTTCATCGCGCCGTTGGTGGCGGCAGTGTGGTCCTGCCAAGCCAAGGACGCGCTGAGCTACCCCGCCCGCTACCTGTTCACGTTTCTTGAGCACCACGGCATGCTCACGGTGTTCGGATCCCCGAAATGGCGCACCGTGACCGGCGGCTCGATCACCTACGTGCAACGCATCGCCGCGAACCTGGACGAGGTGCTGACCAATGCCGCCGTGCACTCGGTGCGCCGCGTATCCGATGGCGTCCTGGTCGACGCGCGCGGATCGCAGCAGCGGCGTTTCGATGCAGCCGTGGTCGCTGTCCACCCCGATCAGGCCCTGCGCCTGCTCGATCGACCCACGGCCCACGAACGTGCCGTGCTCGGGGACATGCCCTATTCGACCAACCACGCCCAACTGCACACCGACGAATCGATACTGCCCCGCCACCGGCGGGCCCGGGCGTCGTGGAACTACCGAGTCGCCCCGGACCGCCCGGGAGTGCTGGTCACCTACGACGTGAGCCGGCTGATGCGAATCGACTCCCGCCGACGCTTCCTGGTCACCCTGGGCGGGTCAGACCTGATCGACCCGCGCGCGGTGCTGTCCGAGATGACCTACCACCACCCGCTTTTCACTCAGGACTCCGTCGCAGCCCAGCGGCGGCTTCCCGAACTCGGAGATGACCGCATCGCATTTGCCGGCGCCCACCATGGCTGGGGCTTCCACGAAGACGGCGCGGTCTCCGGAGTGCGGGCGGCGTGGCGCCTGGGCGCGGACTGGACGCCAGCCACCGCCCGCGGTCAGGCGCGCGCATGCTGA
- a CDS encoding DUF1365 domain-containing protein produces MLTPAIYRTTVTHRRRTPVVHQFAYPSYSWYVDIDEPPRLPWWLRPFAVFDASDHLVGSSGDTLRQRVERFLAQRGVAAPAGRIYALLQARVAGYVFNPISLFWCHDRDEQLQHVIAEVHNTYGERHAYLLPPAETPVAVAKQFYVSPFNPVDGHYLVRAPRPGADVDVSIALFRAEEQVFDATMRGIGYPATDRRVARMQLIAPLAPLVVAARIRLQGITLWLRRVPVVKR; encoded by the coding sequence ATGCTGACCCCCGCGATCTACCGCACCACTGTCACGCACCGCAGAAGGACTCCGGTGGTCCACCAATTCGCTTACCCCAGTTACAGCTGGTACGTCGACATCGATGAGCCGCCCCGGCTGCCCTGGTGGTTGAGACCGTTCGCCGTGTTCGACGCGAGTGATCACCTGGTGGGCAGCAGCGGTGACACCCTGCGCCAGCGCGTGGAGCGATTTCTTGCCCAACGCGGCGTTGCTGCACCCGCAGGCCGCATCTACGCCTTGCTGCAGGCGCGCGTTGCGGGCTACGTCTTCAACCCGATCAGTCTGTTCTGGTGCCACGACCGTGACGAGCAGCTGCAGCACGTGATCGCCGAAGTGCACAACACCTACGGAGAACGCCACGCCTACCTGCTGCCGCCGGCCGAGACGCCGGTCGCGGTGGCCAAACAGTTCTATGTCTCGCCGTTCAATCCCGTTGACGGCCACTATCTGGTCCGGGCGCCGCGCCCCGGTGCGGACGTCGACGTCAGCATCGCGTTGTTCCGTGCCGAAGAGCAGGTGTTCGACGCGACGATGCGCGGCATCGGATACCCGGCCACCGACCGCCGCGTCGCCCGCATGCAACTCATCGCTCCGTTGGCACCGCTGGTGGTCGCGGCGCGTATTCGCTTGCAGGGCATCACGTTGTGGTTGCGACGCGTTCCGGTGGTGAAGAGATGA
- a CDS encoding class I SAM-dependent methyltransferase — MSTASDLRPAVLVDPNRWPQLAHVPSGPLAGASAAVVHALLRRTAGRLPVRLVYPGGESYGARDPHAPELVIRDPDRMARRIGRSGLIGFGEAYMAGEWDSPDVVALLSVLAGSMGELVPAVLQRLRPLVLARQPRSRNTVTRARRNVSAHYDLSNELFALFLDETMTYSSALFDQLPGSWENLAQAQHRKIDRLLDMAAVGPRTRVLEIGTGWGELCLRAAARGASVRSLTLSREQELLARQRVAAAGLADRVEIELRDYREVTGSYDAVVSVEMIEAVGYRDWPGYFRTLERLTAPGGRVAIQAITMPHDRMMASRNTLTWIQKYIFPGGMLPSTQAIMDITGYHTGLRTVDMRSLGPHYADTLQLWRERFQRNSAAVAALGFDEVFSRMWNLYLAYSEAGFRSGYLDVYQWTFAASDQRQQ, encoded by the coding sequence ATGAGTACCGCATCAGACCTGCGTCCGGCGGTACTGGTCGATCCGAACCGGTGGCCGCAGCTTGCGCACGTCCCCTCGGGTCCGCTGGCGGGCGCATCCGCTGCCGTGGTGCACGCGTTGTTGCGGCGCACCGCGGGGCGTCTGCCGGTCCGACTGGTCTATCCCGGGGGCGAAAGCTACGGCGCGCGCGACCCCCACGCCCCGGAGCTGGTGATCCGCGATCCGGATCGCATGGCCCGACGCATCGGACGGTCCGGATTGATCGGCTTCGGCGAGGCGTACATGGCCGGGGAGTGGGATTCACCGGACGTGGTGGCGCTGCTCAGCGTCTTGGCCGGCTCGATGGGCGAGCTGGTCCCCGCGGTCCTGCAGCGGTTGCGTCCTTTAGTGCTGGCGCGGCAACCACGGTCACGCAATACCGTCACGCGTGCGCGCCGCAACGTATCGGCACATTACGACCTGTCCAACGAGCTGTTCGCGCTCTTCCTCGATGAGACCATGACGTACTCCAGCGCGCTGTTCGACCAGCTTCCCGGATCCTGGGAAAACCTCGCGCAGGCGCAGCACCGCAAGATCGATCGCCTGCTGGACATGGCCGCCGTCGGTCCCCGAACTCGGGTCCTCGAAATCGGCACGGGCTGGGGCGAGCTCTGCCTGCGCGCAGCGGCCCGTGGCGCATCCGTGCGTTCCCTCACGCTGTCGCGGGAGCAGGAGTTGCTCGCCCGGCAGCGGGTGGCCGCCGCGGGCCTCGCCGATCGGGTCGAGATCGAGCTGCGCGACTACCGCGAAGTCACCGGCAGCTACGACGCCGTGGTCTCGGTGGAGATGATCGAGGCGGTCGGCTATCGCGACTGGCCAGGGTACTTCCGGACACTGGAACGCCTGACCGCGCCAGGCGGCCGGGTGGCGATTCAGGCGATCACGATGCCGCATGACCGGATGATGGCCAGTCGAAACACGCTGACCTGGATCCAGAAATACATCTTCCCCGGCGGCATGCTGCCCTCCACCCAGGCGATCATGGACATCACGGGATATCACACCGGCCTGCGTACGGTCGACATGCGGTCGCTGGGCCCGCACTATGCCGACACGCTGCAGCTGTGGCGGGAACGCTTCCAGCGCAACAGTGCCGCGGTCGCGGCCTTGGGCTTCGACGAAGTGTTCTCCCGGATGTGGAATCTCTACCTGGCCTATTCCGAAGCGGGCTTCCGCTCGGGATACCTGGATGTCTACCAATGGACGTTCGCCGCATCGGACCAACGGCAGCAGTGA
- the sigK gene encoding ECF RNA polymerase sigma factor SigK, with product MNQIADASELDAVLHRVAGGSLADFATLYDRTSSRVYGLVLRVLRDTGYSEETTQEVYLEVWRNAGKYDPAKGSALAWLLAMAHRRAVDRVRAEHAAGLRESRYGAASAEPAADVVVDAVIVGDEQQRVVECLGGLPEKHRECVELTYYTGLTYREVSERLSVATSTIKTRMQDALRRLRECLGMS from the coding sequence ATGAACCAGATCGCGGATGCCTCCGAGCTGGATGCGGTACTCCACCGGGTGGCGGGGGGAAGTCTCGCCGACTTCGCGACGCTCTATGACCGCACTTCCTCGCGCGTGTACGGCTTGGTGCTGCGGGTATTGCGTGACACCGGCTACAGCGAAGAGACCACACAAGAGGTCTACCTGGAGGTGTGGCGCAACGCCGGCAAATATGACCCGGCCAAGGGGTCCGCGCTTGCGTGGCTGCTGGCCATGGCGCACCGCCGCGCCGTGGACCGCGTTCGCGCCGAACACGCTGCCGGACTGCGGGAATCACGCTACGGCGCCGCCAGCGCCGAACCGGCCGCCGACGTTGTGGTCGATGCGGTCATCGTCGGCGACGAACAGCAGCGCGTCGTCGAGTGCCTAGGTGGTCTGCCCGAGAAGCATCGAGAGTGCGTCGAGCTGACCTACTACACCGGCTTGACCTATCGCGAGGTTTCGGAACGGCTTTCGGTTGCCACCTCCACGATCAAAACGCGGATGCAAGACGCATTGCGCCGCCTGCGTGAATGTTTGGGCATGTCATGA
- a CDS encoding anti-sigma factor, translating to MTEPHSFELLALATPYALDAVSDTERREIERGVADAPTAIAQAFGAEVSAVQETMAAIAETTAAQPSSALRESILSRAAKLSATRSRWRTAAIAAAAAIVVGLASFGVGSQLRPTVTQSVSDRVLAAPDVESVSTPLATGTATVLFSRERSAGVLVMNNVPPPEPGTVYQMWLLSPRGATLAGTMDAAAVSPSTTAEIPALGDSTALGFTVEPDPGSRQPTGQMIVEIPLR from the coding sequence ATGACCGAGCCGCACAGCTTCGAGCTGCTCGCACTGGCGACGCCGTATGCGCTCGACGCCGTCTCCGACACCGAGCGGCGCGAGATCGAGCGAGGGGTCGCCGACGCCCCGACGGCTATCGCGCAGGCCTTCGGTGCCGAGGTGTCGGCGGTGCAGGAGACGATGGCGGCCATCGCGGAGACCACCGCGGCGCAACCCTCGTCGGCGCTGCGTGAGTCGATTCTGAGCCGAGCCGCGAAACTGTCCGCCACCCGTTCTCGATGGCGAACCGCGGCCATCGCCGCGGCGGCCGCGATCGTGGTGGGACTGGCGTCGTTCGGGGTCGGAAGCCAACTCAGACCCACTGTCACACAGTCGGTCTCGGACCGCGTGCTCGCGGCGCCCGACGTAGAGAGCGTGTCGACACCGCTGGCCACCGGTACTGCAACGGTGCTGTTCTCCAGGGAACGCAGTGCCGGCGTCCTGGTGATGAACAATGTGCCGCCGCCCGAACCGGGCACGGTCTACCAGATGTGGCTGCTGAGCCCCCGCGGAGCGACGCTGGCCGGCACCATGGACGCCGCCGCCGTGTCACCGTCGACCACCGCGGAGATTCCTGCCCTCGGGGACTCGACGGCGCTCGGTTTCACCGTCGAGCCGGATCCGGGGTCGCGTCAGCCCACCGGACAGATGATCGTCGAGATACCACTGCGCTGA
- a CDS encoding SDR family NAD(P)-dependent oxidoreductase has translation MNLGSIVDSVLDRAVVPGYSRLGYRIREHAWSGDPAPQALRGKTAMVTGANSGIGKAIADGLAALGATVVMVSRNLERIEGARAELAAEHPDADLRAAVCDVADLSDVRRFVTELGARLPSLDVVIHNAGLLPEARAETADGHEITLATHVLGPVLMTELLIPTLAASPDPRVILMSSGGMYTQALPVDDPEYRVGPYRGATAYARTKRIQVALTPLLAERWKPDGISVYCMHPGWSDTPGVVTSLPTFRKLTKPLLRTAEQGADTAIWLAATQPAPPTGQFWHDRRQRPEHYLPFTRESNADRARVWAYCAQAIGLPDS, from the coding sequence ATGAATCTGGGGTCGATAGTCGATTCAGTGCTAGACCGTGCCGTTGTTCCCGGCTACAGCCGCCTCGGGTACCGGATTCGGGAGCACGCGTGGTCCGGTGATCCGGCGCCGCAGGCACTGCGCGGCAAGACCGCGATGGTGACCGGCGCCAACAGCGGCATCGGCAAGGCGATCGCCGATGGACTGGCGGCACTGGGTGCCACGGTCGTGATGGTCAGCCGAAACCTCGAGCGCATCGAAGGCGCCCGAGCCGAGCTGGCCGCCGAGCACCCGGATGCCGACCTGCGCGCAGCGGTCTGCGATGTGGCCGACCTTTCCGACGTGCGACGATTCGTCACCGAGCTCGGCGCTCGGCTGCCCAGCCTCGACGTGGTGATCCACAACGCCGGCCTGCTGCCGGAGGCACGGGCCGAGACCGCCGACGGACACGAGATCACCCTGGCCACGCATGTGCTGGGTCCGGTGCTGATGACCGAACTGCTGATCCCCACCCTGGCCGCATCCCCCGACCCGCGGGTCATCCTGATGTCCTCGGGCGGCATGTACACCCAGGCGTTGCCCGTCGACGACCCCGAGTACCGGGTTGGTCCGTACCGCGGTGCAACCGCCTACGCCCGCACCAAACGGATACAGGTGGCGCTGACCCCGCTGCTGGCCGAGCGCTGGAAGCCAGACGGGATTTCGGTGTACTGCATGCACCCGGGTTGGTCAGACACGCCAGGTGTGGTGACGTCGCTGCCGACTTTCCGGAAACTCACCAAACCGCTGTTGCGCACCGCTGAGCAAGGGGCGGACACCGCCATCTGGCTGGCCGCAACCCAGCCCGCGCCGCCCACCGGCCAGTTCTGGCACGACCGGCGTCAGCGCCCCGAGCACTATCTGCCGTTCACCCGAGAAAGCAATGCTGACCGGGCACGTGTCTGGGCCTACTGCGCGCAGGCCATCGGACTGCCCGACAGCTGA
- the fadD5 gene encoding fatty-acid--CoA ligase FadD5, with product MTAQPLRSRRNHWMNQVANHAEMRPDDVAFRCRGNDTTWQQLHDRSQRLAGALFRRGISFGDRVLIVMLNHTEYVEATLAINALGAIAVPVNFRLTDPEISYIVSDSGAKGVITDELLAPLIQAVRKNTTGLDVAVVLGDDYESLITETGDPHPDADVPEDTPALIMYTSGTTGSPKGAILSHSNLLAQSLTCIQALQISPDSVYFCAAPMFHIAGLGSIAPNLMVGTKTVIHPLGAFNATDTLDAWERERATSVFLVPAQWQVICADPTVSQRDLALEVISWGAAPASDTVLRAMAETFPNALNVAVFGQTEMSPITCVLNGADAIRKLGSVGKVIPTIAARVVDEQMNDVAPGEIGEIVYRGPTMMQGYWNKPEATAEAFAGGWFHSGDLVRVDDEGFVYVVDRKKDMIISGGENIYCAEVENALFEHPLIREAAVIGRAHDKWGEVPVAIIAAVSTDAATLTLEALEPFLNERLARYKHPKELVVVDDLPRNASGKVVKPQLRKQYG from the coding sequence ATGACCGCGCAGCCGCTGCGGTCTCGCCGCAATCACTGGATGAACCAGGTGGCGAACCACGCCGAGATGCGTCCCGACGACGTCGCCTTCCGCTGTCGCGGCAACGACACCACCTGGCAGCAACTGCACGATCGCTCGCAACGGCTGGCCGGGGCGCTGTTCCGGCGCGGTATCTCCTTCGGTGACCGCGTTCTGATCGTGATGCTCAACCACACCGAGTACGTCGAGGCGACCTTGGCGATCAACGCCTTGGGTGCCATCGCGGTTCCGGTCAACTTCCGTCTGACCGACCCCGAGATCAGCTACATCGTCTCCGACAGCGGCGCCAAAGGCGTGATCACCGACGAGCTGCTCGCGCCGCTCATCCAGGCCGTCCGCAAGAACACCACCGGACTGGATGTCGCCGTGGTGCTCGGTGACGACTACGAGTCACTGATCACCGAGACCGGCGACCCGCATCCCGACGCCGACGTTCCCGAAGACACCCCGGCACTGATCATGTACACGTCGGGAACCACGGGAAGCCCCAAGGGCGCCATCCTGTCTCACTCGAATCTGCTGGCTCAGTCGCTGACGTGTATCCAGGCACTGCAGATCAGCCCGGACAGTGTGTACTTCTGCGCGGCGCCGATGTTCCACATCGCCGGCCTGGGCAGCATCGCGCCCAATCTCATGGTCGGCACCAAGACGGTGATCCACCCGCTCGGGGCATTCAACGCCACCGACACCCTGGACGCCTGGGAGCGTGAGCGGGCCACCTCGGTGTTCCTGGTTCCTGCACAGTGGCAGGTCATCTGCGCGGATCCGACTGTGTCGCAGCGCGACCTGGCGCTCGAGGTCATCAGCTGGGGCGCGGCACCCGCGTCGGACACCGTGCTGCGCGCCATGGCCGAGACCTTCCCGAACGCACTCAACGTTGCCGTGTTCGGCCAGACCGAGATGTCGCCGATCACCTGCGTGCTCAACGGCGCGGACGCGATCCGCAAGCTGGGTTCGGTGGGCAAGGTGATCCCGACGATCGCCGCCCGGGTCGTCGACGAGCAGATGAACGATGTGGCGCCCGGCGAGATCGGTGAGATCGTCTACCGCGGACCGACCATGATGCAGGGCTACTGGAACAAGCCGGAAGCCACTGCCGAGGCGTTCGCCGGGGGCTGGTTCCACTCCGGCGATCTGGTTCGCGTCGACGACGAGGGATTCGTCTACGTCGTCGACCGCAAGAAAGACATGATCATCTCCGGTGGGGAGAACATCTACTGCGCCGAAGTGGAGAACGCGCTTTTCGAGCATCCGTTGATTCGGGAGGCGGCCGTGATCGGGCGCGCCCATGACAAGTGGGGCGAGGTGCCGGTGGCGATCATCGCCGCAGTCTCCACCGATGCGGCGACGCTCACGCTGGAAGCCCTCGAGCCCTTCCTCAATGAGCGCCTGGCCCGCTATAAGCACCCGAAGGAGCTGGTGGTGGTGGACGACTTGCCGCGCAATGCCAGCGGCAAGGTGGTCAAGCCGCAGCTGCGGAAGCAATACGGCTGA
- a CDS encoding enoyl-CoA hydratase, translating to MSENASSAKLTATRDGRVLRVTITNPARLNAIDYATMAGLGDVFAGAADDPGVRAIVITGEGKAFCTGADLSATAGGVSPEEVMNCASRLVTSVAESPVPVIARINGPAAGVGVGLALAADLIYAAESAYFLLSFTNIGLMPDGGTTALVAAAAGRAVANEMALLGERLPATAARDAGLINAVLSEAELDARVDAAAQKLAHGPRRAIELTKRALNATNLASLDAALAREKAGQVELLGSADFFEGAAAMLQKRQAVFGE from the coding sequence GTGTCCGAGAACGCCAGCTCCGCCAAACTCACCGCGACGCGCGACGGCCGGGTGCTGCGGGTGACGATCACCAACCCCGCCCGGCTCAACGCGATCGACTACGCCACCATGGCCGGCCTCGGTGACGTCTTCGCCGGCGCGGCCGATGACCCCGGCGTACGGGCCATCGTCATCACCGGCGAGGGGAAGGCTTTCTGCACCGGCGCCGACCTGTCGGCCACCGCCGGCGGCGTCAGCCCCGAGGAAGTGATGAACTGCGCCTCCCGGCTGGTCACCTCGGTGGCCGAGAGCCCGGTTCCGGTGATCGCGCGGATCAACGGTCCGGCCGCCGGTGTCGGGGTGGGTCTGGCCCTGGCCGCAGACCTGATCTACGCCGCCGAGAGCGCCTACTTCCTGCTGTCGTTCACCAACATCGGCTTGATGCCCGACGGTGGCACCACGGCCCTGGTCGCCGCTGCCGCCGGCCGGGCCGTGGCCAATGAGATGGCGCTGCTGGGCGAGCGCCTGCCGGCGACCGCCGCCCGAGACGCCGGCCTGATCAACGCCGTCCTGAGCGAGGCGGAACTGGACGCCCGGGTCGACGCGGCTGCCCAGAAGTTGGCCCACGGGCCGCGCCGCGCCATCGAACTGACCAAGCGCGCGCTCAACGCCACCAACCTCGCGTCGCTCGATGCCGCCCTGGCTCGGGAGAAGGCCGGTCAGGTCGAGTTGCTGGGTTCCGCCGACTTCTTCGAGGGCGCCGCGGCGATGCTGCAGAAGCGTCAGGCGGTGTTCGGCGAATGA
- a CDS encoding TetR/AcrR family transcriptional regulator: MAASMPGGSATAVQRRPKDRKAQIVRAAARAFSERGYHAVGVDEIAADVGISGPALYRHFANKYALLVATAQYTAGALVAAASSADDPSRPAPERLRAVTAALIETTIATRREGAFYRWERRYLQPPDRKDIRASYDALNAALAEPLAAMRPGLSEADTAILAAAALSVIGSISAHRTRLPSAALQELLGELCWSVLNAELPPAPSGPAAPRRERGLPSTSKRERLLAEAIRMFGQRGFYEVSIEEIGTAAGVNGSSAYRYFPSKAALLAAAFHRASDRVLMAITDSLAESSTPRQAALAIARRYCALAFAAPDLINIYYAEFANLPEPDRVELRGLQRQNVEEWAHLVSQVGPGETEAVFRVHAALALVVDIGRLVNFDNRDEQRSRIHALMAAVLFGTALPASA, translated from the coding sequence ATGGCTGCGTCGATGCCCGGCGGATCGGCGACCGCGGTGCAGCGCCGTCCCAAGGACCGCAAGGCTCAGATAGTCCGCGCCGCCGCCCGAGCCTTCAGTGAGCGGGGCTATCACGCCGTCGGAGTCGACGAGATCGCCGCCGACGTCGGCATCTCCGGCCCCGCGCTGTATCGGCACTTCGCCAACAAATACGCATTACTGGTCGCCACCGCTCAGTACACGGCGGGGGCGCTGGTGGCCGCCGCGAGCTCCGCCGACGATCCGAGCCGGCCGGCGCCCGAGCGGTTGCGCGCAGTCACCGCTGCGCTGATCGAGACCACGATCGCGACCCGGCGCGAGGGCGCGTTCTATCGGTGGGAGCGGCGTTACCTTCAACCGCCGGACCGCAAGGACATCCGGGCCAGCTACGACGCGCTCAACGCCGCCCTCGCCGAACCGCTGGCGGCGATGCGCCCGGGTCTTTCCGAGGCCGATACCGCGATCCTGGCCGCTGCGGCGCTCAGCGTCATCGGCAGCATCTCCGCGCACCGCACCCGGTTGCCTTCCGCAGCACTTCAGGAGCTCCTCGGCGAACTGTGCTGGTCGGTACTGAACGCCGAGTTGCCGCCGGCACCGTCGGGCCCTGCCGCGCCGCGCCGTGAGCGCGGCCTACCGAGCACATCGAAACGTGAGCGGCTCCTGGCCGAGGCCATCCGCATGTTCGGCCAGCGGGGCTTCTACGAAGTCAGCATCGAGGAGATCGGCACCGCCGCCGGTGTGAATGGCTCCAGCGCCTACCGCTACTTCCCGAGCAAGGCCGCGCTGCTGGCCGCCGCCTTCCACCGGGCCAGCGATCGTGTGCTGATGGCCATCACCGATTCCCTCGCGGAATCGAGCACCCCGCGTCAGGCGGCGTTGGCTATCGCGCGGCGCTACTGCGCGCTGGCGTTCGCCGCGCCCGACCTGATCAACATCTACTACGCCGAGTTCGCCAACCTGCCCGAACCCGACCGGGTTGAACTGCGCGGTCTGCAGCGCCAGAACGTCGAGGAGTGGGCACACCTGGTGAGCCAGGTTGGGCCGGGCGAGACCGAAGCGGTCTTTCGCGTCCACGCTGCCCTCGCGCTCGTGGTCGATATTGGACGCCTGGTTAACTTCGACAATCGAGACGAACAACGGTCCCGGATCCATGCCTTGATGGCGGCCGTACTCTTCGGCACGGCGCTGCCGGCTTCTGCGTGA
- a CDS encoding type B 50S ribosomal protein L31, with the protein MKPAVHPDYHPVVFQDATTGQTFLTRSTVTSDRTVDWPTPAGPRSYPLIIVEISSASHPFWTGTSRIVDAAGQVEKFRRRYGHRQI; encoded by the coding sequence ATGAAGCCCGCCGTCCACCCCGACTACCACCCCGTCGTCTTTCAGGACGCCACCACCGGGCAGACGTTCCTGACCCGCTCCACCGTGACCAGCGATCGCACCGTCGATTGGCCGACGCCGGCGGGCCCGCGTAGCTACCCGCTGATCATCGTGGAGATCAGTTCGGCGTCGCATCCGTTCTGGACGGGCACGAGCCGGATCGTCGACGCCGCCGGGCAGGTCGAGAAGTTCCGCCGCCGTTATGGCCACCGCCAGATCTGA
- the mrf gene encoding ribosome hibernation factor-recruiting GTPase MRF: MRTPVILVAGQYGTDAAARALQFQTGTVTVSYRLDGHVLVRETTSPTTAATTSALELAHGCVACTLRNDLLVLLRRLHRHAGVARIVVALPKWFEPQPICWAIRNVRVRVGPGYIDGPAGRDVAVAAVISCLDATTWLPQALGDEELDDGRTVAQVVVGQAESADALVIYDPDPTALAVLRRLAPLARITAGTDRLEQALTHLDDNARRGHDDDPHAPLLAGQPPLRAEGPVELIEFHARRPFHPQRLHAALDALLDGVIRARGRLWLANRGERAIWLESAGGGLHTAAVGKWLAAMTAEEAARVSPERHAFADLIWDHRHGDRHTSLVILVCGARPEQIREALSGALLTDGEWRRPNQWAAYPDPFGEHHQEPCDDSPATADISLFRSRDGDQR; this comes from the coding sequence ATGCGGACTCCGGTGATCCTGGTGGCCGGCCAATACGGCACCGATGCAGCGGCCAGGGCCCTGCAGTTCCAGACGGGAACGGTGACCGTCTCCTACCGACTGGATGGCCACGTGTTGGTTCGTGAAACCACCAGCCCGACAACCGCCGCTACGACGTCGGCCCTGGAGTTGGCGCACGGCTGTGTGGCCTGCACGCTGCGCAATGACCTGCTGGTGCTGTTGCGCCGGTTGCACCGGCATGCCGGCGTGGCGCGCATCGTCGTCGCACTACCGAAATGGTTCGAGCCGCAGCCCATCTGTTGGGCGATCCGCAATGTGCGGGTCCGCGTCGGACCGGGATACATCGACGGCCCGGCCGGCCGCGACGTGGCAGTGGCCGCGGTGATCAGCTGCCTCGATGCCACGACGTGGCTGCCGCAGGCACTCGGCGACGAGGAACTCGATGACGGCCGCACCGTCGCGCAGGTGGTGGTGGGCCAAGCCGAGTCCGCCGATGCTCTGGTGATCTACGACCCGGACCCCACCGCGCTGGCGGTGCTCCGCCGATTGGCTCCGTTGGCGCGCATCACCGCGGGCACCGATCGCCTGGAACAGGCCTTGACGCACCTCGACGACAATGCCCGACGCGGGCACGATGACGATCCGCACGCCCCACTGCTGGCCGGTCAACCGCCCCTGCGGGCCGAGGGCCCGGTCGAACTGATCGAGTTCCACGCCCGCAGGCCGTTTCACCCGCAACGTCTGCACGCGGCCCTCGACGCCCTGCTCGACGGGGTGATCCGGGCGCGCGGGCGGCTGTGGTTGGCCAACCGCGGCGAGCGGGCGATCTGGCTGGAGTCGGCGGGCGGCGGATTGCACACCGCTGCGGTGGGAAAGTGGCTGGCCGCGATGACGGCCGAGGAGGCCGCCCGCGTGTCCCCCGAACGGCATGCGTTCGCCGATCTGATCTGGGACCACCGCCACGGCGATCGGCATACCTCGCTGGTGATCCTGGTCTGTGGCGCCCGTCCCGAGCAGATCCGCGAGGCCCTGTCGGGGGCACTGCTCACCGACGGTGAATGGCGCCGGCCGAATCAGTGGGCGGCCTACCCGGATCCGTTCGGCGAACACCACCAGGAGCCCTGCGACGACTCCCCCGCCACCGCCGACATATCCCTGTTCCGAAGCAGAGACGGAGACCAACGATGA